A window of Eubacteriaceae bacterium ES3 contains these coding sequences:
- the ispG gene encoding flavodoxin-dependent (E)-4-hydroxy-3-methylbut-2-enyl-diphosphate synthase, whose translation MRRKTRPVKIGNRYIGGEHPISIQSMTNTDTRDVKKTVDQIHRLEEAGCDLVRLAVPDETAALAIGQIKKNINIPLVADIHFDHQLALLSMAQGIDKLRINPGNIGDKNKVREIVAMAKDRGIPIRIGVNAGSLDKELLEESGGHPTPGLMVESARRHIEILEELNFSDIVVSLKASDVRLSIDSYRAFSKEYDYPLHLGITEAGLLRTSAVKSAIGLGNLLLDGIGDTLRVSVTGDPVTEIAVGRDILSAIGLYQGQKAGVSLIACPTCGRTEIDLIGIAGEVDCALQKIDKKLTVAVMGCIVNGPGEAKEADIGIAGGKNKAVLFKKGQILKTVAENQIITALLEEINKM comes from the coding sequence ATGAGAAGAAAGACCAGACCGGTTAAAATTGGTAATCGATACATTGGCGGTGAACATCCAATCTCCATTCAGTCGATGACCAATACCGATACCCGGGATGTAAAAAAAACAGTTGACCAGATTCACCGACTGGAAGAGGCTGGCTGTGACCTGGTGCGTTTAGCTGTACCTGATGAGACGGCAGCTCTGGCGATTGGTCAAATAAAAAAAAATATTAATATTCCACTGGTTGCCGATATTCATTTTGATCATCAGCTGGCGCTTTTGTCGATGGCTCAGGGTATTGATAAGCTTCGGATCAATCCCGGCAATATCGGTGACAAAAATAAGGTCAGAGAAATCGTGGCAATGGCGAAAGACAGGGGCATCCCCATCCGGATTGGGGTTAATGCCGGATCTTTAGATAAAGAATTGTTAGAGGAAAGTGGCGGCCATCCTACGCCAGGCCTAATGGTTGAATCGGCAAGACGCCATATTGAAATTCTAGAGGAACTGAATTTCTCGGATATTGTGGTGTCATTAAAAGCTTCGGATGTCCGGCTTTCCATCGATTCCTATCGCGCTTTTTCGAAAGAATATGATTATCCCCTGCATTTGGGGATTACTGAAGCCGGTCTCCTGCGGACATCAGCAGTTAAATCAGCGATTGGACTGGGTAATCTGTTGCTCGACGGAATTGGTGATACCCTTCGCGTATCGGTTACCGGCGATCCGGTGACAGAAATCGCTGTAGGCCGTGATATTCTTTCGGCGATTGGTCTTTATCAGGGGCAAAAGGCTGGTGTTTCCCTGATTGCCTGTCCAACTTGCGGACGAACAGAAATTGATCTGATTGGGATTGCCGGGGAGGTCGATTGTGCGCTGCAGAAAATTGACAAAAAGCTGACGGTAGCGGTCATGGGATGCATTGTCAACGGACCTGGTGAAGCCAAAGAAGCAGATATTGGAATTGCCGGTGGTAAAAATAAAGCGGTGCTTTTTAAAAAGGGACAAATTTTAAAAACCGTCGCAGAAAATCAGATTATCACAGCATTACTTGAAGAAATAAATAAAATGTGA
- a CDS encoding site-2 protease family protein produces the protein MNPITILVTLIILSVLVVSHEFGHFIAARKTGVFVEEFAIGMGPKLFSRQGKETLFSIRLFPIGGFCKMRGEEPELDEDGNYLPEDPEKPVDEKSFEAKTNAQKLLILVAGSAMNIIFAWVCLLVLAILVGNTNPLDILQLAFINTARFAGIIFQSFAMLLSGQAGLNDVAGPIGMVSMVDTFINTGFVSLLAFTALISVNLGVINMMPLPALDGGRVFIILIEMITRRKFSPEVEGRINFVGFVFLMGLALVIAFNDIMRLSA, from the coding sequence ATGAACCCGATAACCATACTTGTAACATTAATAATTTTAAGCGTATTAGTGGTGAGCCACGAATTTGGCCACTTTATTGCTGCCCGCAAAACGGGGGTCTTTGTCGAAGAATTTGCGATCGGCATGGGCCCTAAATTGTTTTCCAGACAAGGTAAAGAGACCCTTTTTTCGATTCGGCTTTTTCCCATTGGCGGTTTTTGTAAAATGCGGGGTGAAGAGCCGGAACTGGATGAGGATGGCAACTATCTGCCCGAGGATCCTGAAAAACCTGTCGATGAAAAAAGTTTTGAAGCTAAAACAAACGCACAGAAGCTATTAATTCTGGTAGCTGGTTCGGCCATGAATATTATTTTTGCCTGGGTCTGTCTGCTGGTTTTAGCAATCCTGGTAGGTAACACCAACCCTCTGGACATTCTGCAGCTGGCTTTTATAAATACGGCCCGCTTTGCCGGGATCATCTTTCAATCATTTGCCATGTTGCTTTCTGGCCAGGCTGGACTCAATGATGTAGCTGGTCCAATCGGAATGGTATCGATGGTTGATACTTTTATTAATACCGGATTTGTCAGTCTGCTGGCTTTTACCGCGCTGATTTCTGTTAATCTTGGTGTTATCAATATGATGCCTCTGCCTGCCCTGGATGGTGGCAGGGTTTTTATCATTCTAATTGAAATGATAACCCGCAGAAAATTTTCACCGGAGGTAGAAGGTCGAATCAATTTTGTTGGCTTTGTTTTCTTAATGGGGCTGGCTCTGGTGATTGCCTTTAATGATATTATGCGTTTAAGTGCCTAG